The window ACGATCCGCAGCAGCCGGCTGCCCTCGTCACCATCGATCTCGCGGACCTGTACGTGGACGCCGGGTCGCCAACCATGCGGTGCGGGACGGGGATCCGTTGCGTCGGTCTACAGCTGATCGAATGTCCAGGTGAGGACCACCTGTCCCGTTTCCGGGACGCCGCCGGCGCGGCGGTACGTGGCCAGTGCTGCCGCGTTCTCCTCGTCCGTGATGGTCCACACGCCATAGCAGCCCCGTTCACGGGACAGGTCGGCGAGTGCCGACACCAGAGCCCGGCCGACGCCACGCCCGCGGAAGGACTCGTCCACGCCCAGCTCGTACAGGAACATCTCGGTTCCCTTGTCCGGATGGGTCATCTCGACACCGGTGACGATCCCCGCCGGGACGTCGTCCACATAGGCGATGAGGAGGTGATGGCGCTCGTCCGTCAGGAACCGTTCGGTGGCCTCCCGCCCTGGGACGGTGTCGAAGAGATGTCCAGCGGCGTCGACCGCCTCGACCTGAGTGACACGACGGATCTCCATTCGAAGATCCTGACACGTTCCGGCATCGGGGGCGGCCATTTTGCCGCAGAGCGATCCCGACGCCGAACCCATCTCTACGGCCTTCGGAACCCCGTCGCTCTGACCTCTGTCGGTACCTCAGCAGGGCGAACGTCGCCTGATGCGGCACTGAGCCCAAGGCCGCCGTCGGCCGGACAACCACGATCGCCGACGGCGGCTACCCCGGAACCGGCCTCGTCATCCCGCACCGCCGGCTCGGAGGCGACGAACTGACCGACTGGCAGGCCGAACACAACCACGACCACCAACGGGTCCGCGCCCGCGTCGAGCCCGCCTTCGCCCGGATGAAGACCCGGAAGATCCTGCGCGACCGCCGCCTGAGAGGCGACGGTGTGCGCCACG of the Kitasatospora sp. NBC_01246 genome contains:
- a CDS encoding GNAT family N-acetyltransferase translates to MEIRRVTQVEAVDAAGHLFDTVPGREATERFLTDERHHLLIAYVDDVPAGIVTGVEMTHPDKGTEMFLYELGVDESFRGRGVGRALVSALADLSRERGCYGVWTITDEENAAALATYRRAGGVPETGQVVLTWTFDQL